The DNA window ATGCCGAAGGATTTGTATATTCTTTTGATATTGCACCAAAATCGGCAGATATGGCACCTTTTGGCAAAATCGAGATATTATCTGATGTGGATATATCAGACCAAGATACAGCTATTGATAATCAAATTTATTTATCAGAAGCCCCTCAAATCCTTGTATTTAATACTTCAATCCCTAAATCAATTATAACTCAGATTCAGCTAATGTACCAAGATGCTAATTCTAGCTGGAAAGAAGTTGAAATTATCTTTGATCCGGAAGTAGCAAATGCAAGATTTGCTCTTGAAACTGAAGGAAAGAAGAGTTTGGATGGATACCGTTTCATGTTAAATTATAAAATTAATACTTCTTCAATCTATACCCTTAAACCAAACACTCTATTGTCGTTTGAATATTTTTTAATAAATAAACTTGGCGAAAATGATATGGCAAGGATAAACTTGGCATTACCTAAAGGATTTGAGCCAATTAACAACACAAGCTGGAGAGTTGAAGATGAAAGATTTGTATATTCTGGAACAATTTCAAAGACATCGGGGAGCTTTTACACTATATTTAACACAGAAAATGATTATTCCGGTTCTTTAGAATCTCTAAAGCAGGAGATAGCAAATCTAAGGCAGGATAATGCGAAATTATCTGAAACAATTTCTGAACTACAAGAGAGTGTAGAGAGTTATAAAACAGAAAATCATAATCTTACACTAGAAATAGAGAATCTTAACGATAGACTTCTAAAAGCTGAAGAAGAAAGAAAAGTATCGGATAAGATTTCAAATAGCTTCTGGCAGTTCTCTTGGGGACTCACTATATTACTTCCAATACTACTGCTTTTCTTTGCTGAACTTAGGACAAAATCAGTAATAACTTCAACACAACTGTTGATAAGTTCAGTTGTTGGAACATTTGTAATTTTCTTGATATTGTATATATTATTCGTAACTTAGTATATTATAATCTATTAGGGAAAAATGAAAAGTAATTTAAAGATTTTTTATGCTATTGAATTAATAAGGAAGGGTTAATATGTCAAGAAAAATTAGAATTTATGCTTTATTATTCATACTAGGAGTATTTTTAATTAATCAATCTGAAGTTAAAGCTGAAAGTTTTCTTTATTCATTTAGCGTTACATCAGATGCAACAGATATAGATCCTTCTGTACAAATGAATATTTTGACGGATGTCAATATAGATCAACAGTACACATATCTAACCCATCAAATCATACTTTCAGATACACTTGGTAACCTAACTTTTGAGAACAATATTCCAAAAAATATGATAACTAACGTAGATCTAAGCTATAAAGACTCTAATTCATCATGGACCAAATTAAATGTTATTTTTGATGAAAGTTCAACTAACGCTAAATTTACAATAGACCCTGAAGGGAAAAAGGGACCCTCAGATTACCAATTCAATATAATCTATGTTATAAATACGCAATCCATTTTTAATCTCGCCCCAAATATCTTAAACTCTTTCGATTATGTTATTTCTTCAGAAATGGGACCAGATGACCTTGCTACAATTAAAATAACTCTCCCAGCTGGGCATAAACCATTTGACTCTACGGGATGGAGGCTTCAGGAGGGTAGATTCTTTTACTCGACATCACTAACGGGATTAGAAAAGAACTTCTATTCGGTATTCTATGAAGAAGAAGATTATGGCGGCTCTATTGATTCACTGAAAAATGAAATAACAAAACTGACTCAAGAAAATGCAAAATTGACAGAGAATATAATTGAAATGCAGAGATCTGTAGAAACTTACAGAGTCAAAAATGAAGAATTGAACTGGGACCTCAAAGACTTAAAGGATGAGCTTATTAAATCCAAAGAGGAACAGCAGAAATCAAATATGAACACAACGAACTTCAGATATCTCTCATGGGGATTGACTCTGTCGCTTCCAGGGATGCAATTTGTCTTAAATGAATTGAGGGAAAAGAACAAGATATCCCCAACACAGCTTCATTTGGGTTCAGTTATCGGAACGTTCATAGTCTTTACGGCACTATACGTATCATTATTTCTTTAAATTTTTTAATATATTATTTACTCATCTACTGCTATCATTACCTCAGTTGACTTAATTACTACCTTTACTTTTTGCCCTTCTTTTAATCCTAAGGATTCTATTGCATCCCGAGTAATCATAGAGGTAATTGTAGATGGTTTTGTAACCTCTACTTTAACTGTAGCAGCAACTTCTCCCTTTTTTATTTCTTTAATAACTCCTTCCATGCTATTTCTTGCGCTAATTTTCATTTTACCACAATATCAAATTAGCTTTTCAAGTATTTAAAGATATTTTAAAGCAAAGATAGAAAGAAAATCAAATAATAGGTATGCATATTTTTCTATTAATCCCATCTTTAATTGCTTTTATTTTTACATCTATCCCGTATACGTTTCTAAGATTTTCTTCATTTATAGTCGTGTCTGGCGAACCTAATCCAACAAGTTTTCCTTCTTTCATTAGCGCAACTTTTTGAGAGGAGATAAATGCATGGTCTGGGAAATGGGAGGACATTATGATACTAAGCCCTGTTTTTGCAAGATTATTGATTAATCTAAGTAGTCTTACTTGGTTACCTATATCCAAGTGAGAAGTTGGTTCATCGAGCAAAAGAATCTCAGGTTGCTGTGTTAATACTCTAGCTAAAAGAACTAATCTCTGTTCCCCTCCACTAAGTTCTGTGCAGGGCCTATCTGCAAGATGTGATATCCCTACAGTTTCCATTGATTCATAGACCAAATCAAAATCTTTATGGGAAGGAACGGAAAACAAACTTAAATGCGGAGCCCTGCCCATAACGATTAAATCTTTCACGGAATATGGAAAAGCTGAAAAATGTGACTGGGGGACATACCCAACTTTTCTTGCAATTTCTTCAGTAGAAAGATCAGATATATGTACCCCATCATATAAAATAGTTCCTTTATCCAAAGATAAAATTTTAGTAAGGCATTTTATCAATGTTGATTTTCCCGTACCATTAGGGCCCAAGAGGCACAAAACTTCACCTTTTTCTAAAGAGAAATCAATATCTTGAAATATGTAAGTGCCATCAATATAGCTAAAGCTACCTTTTTTCATTTGGAGTATTGATTTCAATAATTCCACCCCGATTTAGATTTTCTAATTAAATAAGCGAAAAAAGGTGCCCCTAAAATTGCGGTAAGTATTCCAATTGGAATTTCAGTTGAAATAACGGACCTTGCAATGTCATCTACGATGAGCAAATAAGAAGCCCCTAGGACTAATGAAACAGGTATAAGTTTTTTATGGTCAGGCCCAACTAATATCCTTCCAACATGAGGTATTACTAGGCCTACCCACCCTATAATCCCACTCATACATACACAAGCGGCCGTTATTATTGTTGCACTAGAGATAATAATAAATTTTAGTTGTTCTGTGTTTACACCCATTGAGCGAGCTTCTTCTTCACCCAAAGATAATACGTTAATCCTCCATCTTACTAAAATTAATATTGTAAGTCCGATTACTATAAAAGGCCCGAGGAATAATATATCTCTTCTAGAAACGGCATTAAAAGATCCCATCAACCAAAAAACAATTGCAGGTAATTTATTCAAAGGGTCCGCAACATATTTTATTAGAGAAGTTAGTGCAGAAAACAAGGCCGCTGTAACCATTCCCGATAACACAAGCATCAGCAAAGGTGTTGTTTTGTATATTTTACTAATTTTATATGTAAATGCAACTGCAATAATTCCTCCCACAAAAGCACTTATTTGTACCAAAACAAGTTTATTTAA is part of the Methanofastidiosum sp. genome and encodes:
- a CDS encoding TOBE domain-containing protein, encoding MKISARNSMEGVIKEIKKGEVAATVKVEVTKPSTITSMITRDAIESLGLKEGQKVKVVIKSTEVMIAVDE
- a CDS encoding ABC transporter ATP-binding protein, whose translation is MKKGSFSYIDGTYIFQDIDFSLEKGEVLCLLGPNGTGKSTLIKCLTKILSLDKGTILYDGVHISDLSTEEIARKVGYVPQSHFSAFPYSVKDLIVMGRAPHLSLFSVPSHKDFDLVYESMETVGISHLADRPCTELSGGEQRLVLLARVLTQQPEILLLDEPTSHLDIGNQVRLLRLINNLAKTGLSIIMSSHFPDHAFISSQKVALMKEGKLVGLGSPDTTINEENLRNVYGIDVKIKAIKDGINRKICIPII
- a CDS encoding iron ABC transporter permease, producing the protein MSEKIKEGKISRKNLFSNSINIFLLLLPFVILLFSMFVGRYVISPIVVIKIFLSKIIYIEPTWLPTMESVIFEVRLPRAIAAMLVGAGLSVSGASFQGLFKNPLVSPQILGVSAGAGFGAAIALLLLNKLVLVQISAFVGGIIAVAFTYKISKIYKTTPLLMLVLSGMVTAALFSALTSLIKYVADPLNKLPAIVFWLMGSFNAVSRRDILFLGPFIVIGLTILILVRWRINVLSLGEEEARSMGVNTEQLKFIIISSATIITAACVCMSGIIGWVGLVIPHVGRILVGPDHKKLIPVSLVLGASYLLIVDDIARSVISTEIPIGILTAILGAPFFAYLIRKSKSGWNY